A stretch of the Halomicroarcula saliterrae genome encodes the following:
- a CDS encoding amidohydrolase family protein produces the protein MSVDLVIHDALVLTVDERNRLYERGTVVVDDGRITEVRKSIDGDGKLVMPGLINAHTHLEFTPLIGAFSDLGLLEMMGSMTAIFGRLADDEFDYLVEAGYELAALNFALGGVTTVNSMDVQPGAGAEAFGEAGLRGLFGPVITDLFWDEPVDEQFDRARQFIEAYHDTYGGRIQATICPHDDWSCTRELWERTAALATEYPDLLVHTHLLELEESNTMARANGAADSLDLLDDVGLLDDRLLAAHFRLADEDDIERTAASEASVAHCPSVFAYWNPDAEMQWTPVPELRSAGVDVGLGIDDHYWHDSYSLFGEARQARLAANLKRTAGQYTSMELVRMLTVEGARALGIGDEIGSVEPGKRADLILLNIEKPKFTPLTNIPAHIVNNAGPADVETVIVDGYVVVRDRNPVTMNVDEVRRQAEQAVDRFADETGWELDVGGAEPPGTIDTVRDLPKRGPTRLLSRLALQSVRDTFEW, from the coding sequence GTGTCCGTTGACCTGGTCATCCACGATGCACTCGTCTTGACTGTCGACGAACGCAACCGGCTCTACGAGCGTGGGACGGTCGTCGTCGACGACGGACGTATCACAGAGGTTCGGAAGTCCATCGACGGCGATGGGAAGCTCGTGATGCCGGGGCTCATCAACGCACACACACATCTCGAATTCACTCCGCTGATAGGTGCGTTCAGCGACCTCGGGTTGCTGGAGATGATGGGCAGCATGACTGCTATCTTCGGTCGTCTCGCCGATGACGAGTTCGACTATCTGGTGGAGGCCGGATACGAACTGGCCGCACTGAACTTTGCGCTTGGCGGCGTTACGACGGTCAACTCGATGGACGTCCAGCCCGGCGCAGGTGCCGAGGCGTTCGGCGAAGCAGGGCTGCGTGGCTTGTTCGGTCCGGTGATTACGGACCTCTTCTGGGATGAACCGGTCGATGAACAGTTCGACCGCGCTCGCCAGTTCATCGAGGCGTATCACGATACCTACGGCGGGCGTATTCAAGCGACGATTTGCCCACACGACGACTGGTCGTGTACACGCGAGCTATGGGAGCGCACAGCGGCCCTCGCTACAGAATACCCCGATTTGCTCGTGCATACGCATCTGCTCGAACTCGAAGAGAGTAACACGATGGCACGAGCCAACGGCGCCGCCGACTCGCTCGACCTGCTCGACGATGTCGGCCTCCTAGACGACCGCCTCCTTGCTGCGCATTTCCGTCTCGCCGACGAGGACGATATCGAGCGAACTGCAGCCTCGGAAGCGTCCGTCGCGCACTGTCCCTCTGTCTTCGCCTACTGGAACCCCGACGCTGAGATGCAGTGGACGCCGGTACCCGAGTTACGGTCGGCAGGCGTCGATGTCGGGCTGGGAATCGACGACCACTACTGGCACGATTCGTACAGCCTGTTCGGCGAAGCCCGACAGGCCCGCCTCGCTGCCAATCTCAAGCGGACGGCCGGACAGTACACCTCGATGGAGCTCGTCCGAATGCTCACCGTCGAGGGAGCACGGGCCCTGGGGATAGGCGACGAAATCGGGAGTGTCGAACCGGGCAAACGTGCCGACTTGATTCTCTTGAATATAGAGAAGCCGAAGTTCACGCCCCTGACCAACATCCCCGCTCACATCGTGAACAACGCTGGTCCAGCCGACGTAGAGACGGTCATCGTCGACGGCTACGTGGTCGTGCGAGACAGAAACCCGGTAACGATGAACGTCGACGAGGTGCGACGGCAGGCGGAGCAGGCTGTCGACCGCTTCGCAGACGAGACTGGATGGGAGCTGGACGTTGGCGGTGCTGAACCGCCGGGGACGATTGATACTGTTCGAGACCTCCCGAAGCGAGGACCGACACGGCTGTTGTCGCGGCTTGCGCTTCAGTCAGTACGCGACACGTTTGAATGGTAA
- a CDS encoding helix-turn-helix transcriptional regulator codes for MNRRRADTAAGLLVAAIFLFGGVLSWQAYQRQQAFEQMGSMMGMGSSMGAAHGTSPLWYVFGTLFVSAVVGGGYLLVRDEFTSPDVETRSQAPAANADGPESTASPAEQPAGETTPESQPQARVLDLLPEDERRLLEPVLSSPGLTQIELRDRSDFSKSKVSQTVSALEKRGLLYRERQGRTYRVYPSDDLEQDQTS; via the coding sequence ATGAATCGCCGGCGTGCAGATACGGCTGCCGGCCTCCTCGTCGCGGCTATCTTTCTCTTTGGCGGAGTGCTCAGCTGGCAAGCATACCAGCGACAGCAAGCGTTCGAACAGATGGGGTCGATGATGGGGATGGGGTCGTCGATGGGCGCTGCGCACGGAACGAGTCCACTCTGGTACGTCTTCGGGACGCTCTTCGTCTCCGCTGTCGTGGGTGGCGGGTATCTCTTGGTTCGAGACGAGTTCACTAGCCCAGATGTAGAGACCCGTTCGCAGGCCCCAGCAGCGAATGCGGATGGTCCTGAGAGTACTGCGTCACCGGCGGAACAACCAGCTGGAGAGACTACTCCGGAATCGCAACCACAGGCCCGTGTGTTAGATCTCCTGCCAGAAGACGAGCGCCGACTCCTCGAACCGGTGCTGTCCTCACCCGGCCTCACGCAAATCGAATTACGAGACCGCTCGGACTTTTCGAAGAGCAAGGTGAGCCAGACGGTCAGCGCCCTCGAGAAGCGTGGTCTGTTGTACCGCGAGCGGCAGGGACGAACGTATCGTGTCTATCCGAGCGATGATTTAGAGCAGGACCAGACGAGTTGA
- a CDS encoding FixH family protein: MENHSEHGRHGSPEGYGPGGHATLGGLSVDANGLRFVPAETRFTPSDSLDWSFQIVSQNGDVVTDFEEAHGQRGHLIVVRRDLTRFQHLHPTLGNDGTWRVEALTLPDPGVYRAFIDIVVDGHPMTLGVDLFASGEMAVAPRPNTARHATAAGYDIELQTGGILAGEASELVFEIRDDGEPVSRLDPYLGALGHLVALREGDLAYLHVHPEETSPDSGQVEFGARFPTAGRYRLFLQSKPDGTLITTQHDIRVEQ, translated from the coding sequence ATGGAGAATCACTCCGAACACGGGCGCCACGGCTCTCCAGAGGGATACGGTCCCGGCGGACACGCGACGCTGGGCGGGCTATCGGTGGACGCAAACGGCCTTCGCTTCGTCCCGGCGGAGACACGCTTTACACCAAGTGACTCACTGGACTGGAGCTTCCAGATTGTCTCGCAAAACGGCGATGTCGTGACAGACTTCGAGGAAGCTCACGGACAGCGCGGGCACCTCATTGTCGTCCGTCGAGACCTCACTCGCTTCCAGCATCTCCATCCAACCCTCGGAAACGATGGGACGTGGCGTGTCGAGGCGCTCACCCTTCCTGACCCGGGCGTCTATCGAGCGTTCATCGACATAGTGGTGGACGGTCATCCGATGACACTTGGAGTCGACCTCTTTGCTTCAGGTGAGATGGCGGTCGCACCAAGGCCCAATACAGCACGACATGCGACAGCAGCGGGATACGATATTGAACTCCAGACAGGTGGGATTCTCGCTGGAGAGGCGTCTGAGTTGGTATTCGAAATCAGAGATGACGGCGAACCCGTGTCTCGACTGGACCCGTATCTGGGCGCACTCGGCCATCTTGTTGCACTCCGCGAAGGCGACCTCGCATACCTGCACGTCCATCCCGAGGAGACGAGTCCCGACAGTGGACAGGTCGAATTCGGTGCGCGGTTTCCGACGGCCGGGAGATATCGGCTGTTCCTCCAGTCGAAACCGGATGGCACGCTCATCACGACCCAACACGACATCCGGGTCGAACAGTGA
- a CDS encoding heavy-metal-associated domain-containing protein, whose amino-acid sequence MSTTITVEGMTCGHCEQTVEDALADVSGVTGATADRDAEQATVEGDTEVSSLVEAVEDAGYTAHA is encoded by the coding sequence ATGTCCACCACTATCACCGTCGAAGGGATGACCTGCGGACACTGTGAACAGACAGTCGAAGACGCGTTAGCGGATGTCTCCGGCGTCACCGGTGCCACCGCCGATCGAGATGCTGAACAGGCCACTGTCGAGGGTGACACAGAGGTATCGAGCCTCGTGGAGGCTGTCGAAGACGCGGGATATACTGCACACGCTTGA
- a CDS encoding permease: MQAAIVDGIFESLRIGFGFLWTAAWAIIMGLVITSLVQVYVSKERMARVLGEETVGGVTKATLFGAASSGCSFGAIAIGKGLFKKGAHAVNVLAFMFASTNLIVELGLMILILLGWEFLVAELLGGVILIAVMAVLVHLTLPENLFDEVRQALNDRDHEHGITEDPTCGMEGKDEYSLVTDGGEMLKFCSEGCMETYEQEAASSGGWREELLSWGGWYKVGNQYRKEWSMIWKDVVAGFLISGFVIVFVPQSVWNTLFLQGEGVLVSAENAIMGVAIAVVSFVGSMGNVPFAVALWGGGISFAGVIAFVYADLITIPVLNVYRKYYGWKVMLYILGVFFVTMAFTGFLMEELFNALGIVPDLAGGETATEQTYFELNYTFYLNVIAFALSGFLLYVYRRGLGAPGQYRDPVCGMRTDDSGPSLSHDGETYYFCSERCKQSFDEHPTEFSDQHPHVSEGGGADSHDH, encoded by the coding sequence ATGCAAGCTGCCATCGTCGACGGGATTTTCGAATCCTTACGGATCGGATTCGGATTCCTTTGGACAGCAGCATGGGCAATCATCATGGGCCTCGTCATCACGAGTCTCGTGCAGGTCTACGTCTCGAAGGAACGCATGGCAAGAGTACTGGGCGAGGAGACTGTGGGTGGCGTCACGAAAGCGACGTTGTTTGGCGCTGCAAGTAGCGGGTGTAGCTTCGGTGCGATTGCTATCGGGAAAGGGCTGTTCAAGAAGGGGGCACACGCGGTGAACGTCCTCGCCTTCATGTTCGCCTCGACGAACCTAATCGTCGAGCTGGGGCTCATGATTCTCATACTCCTGGGCTGGGAGTTCCTCGTCGCGGAACTGCTCGGTGGTGTCATTCTCATCGCGGTGATGGCGGTCCTCGTCCATTTGACCCTCCCGGAGAATCTCTTCGACGAGGTCAGACAGGCGCTCAACGACCGCGACCACGAGCACGGGATTACAGAGGACCCGACCTGCGGGATGGAAGGCAAAGACGAGTACTCGCTGGTGACCGATGGCGGCGAGATGCTGAAGTTCTGCTCGGAAGGCTGTATGGAGACCTACGAGCAGGAAGCCGCCAGTAGTGGTGGGTGGCGTGAGGAACTCCTGTCGTGGGGCGGCTGGTACAAGGTCGGCAATCAGTACCGAAAGGAGTGGTCAATGATCTGGAAGGACGTCGTGGCCGGCTTTCTCATCTCGGGGTTCGTCATCGTGTTCGTCCCACAATCAGTGTGGAACACGCTGTTCCTCCAGGGCGAGGGTGTGCTTGTCAGCGCCGAGAATGCAATCATGGGGGTCGCCATCGCCGTCGTCAGCTTCGTCGGAAGCATGGGCAACGTCCCATTCGCCGTTGCCCTCTGGGGCGGGGGTATTAGCTTCGCTGGCGTCATCGCGTTCGTCTACGCCGACCTCATCACGATTCCCGTCCTGAACGTCTACCGGAAGTACTACGGTTGGAAGGTGATGCTGTACATCCTCGGTGTGTTCTTCGTGACGATGGCCTTCACGGGCTTTCTCATGGAAGAACTGTTCAACGCGCTCGGTATCGTCCCAGACCTCGCGGGCGGAGAGACAGCGACCGAACAGACGTACTTCGAACTCAACTACACGTTCTACCTCAACGTCATCGCTTTCGCGCTTTCTGGGTTCCTCCTGTATGTCTACCGTCGAGGTCTCGGCGCGCCCGGTCAGTATCGTGACCCCGTTTGTGGGATGCGAACCGACGACAGCGGGCCGAGTCTCTCCCACGACGGGGAGACGTACTACTTTTGTTCGGAGCGCTGCAAGCAGTCCTTCGACGAGCACCCGACAGAGTTCTCAGACCAACACCCACACGTTTCTGAAGGAGGTGGGGCCGACAGCCATGACCATTGA